The region TTAATGGCAAAAATAAGCCCCAGATTACTCCATTTAAAGTAAGCCACGAACTGCGCAGCAAAGAAAACCAACACGATATAAGCAGAAAGTGTTTTTATGCTATCGGTCATCCCCTTCACAATATCGGAATCGTTTTTATACTTACCTGTGGCAATGCCATAAGCTACACCAGCACCTCCGGCCAGGATAAACAACCATGCTACCACACCTTTAATTACAGGACCATTTAAGATCGAACCATCATGTCCACGTAGAAAACCATGTTCTGGAATAATTCCGATAAGTACAATGGCCAAAATGCCCAACACAGTGAGACCCGCTACACGTAATCCTTTTCGCTCCTTTTTTGACAAAGGATCCAGGTTTTCTTCGTGTTCTCCTTTGTATTCACCTAACCGGGGGGCGACTATCCTTTCAGTAACCCAGGTACCGGCAGCAGCAACAATAAATGTAGAGGCTACCATAAAGTAGTAATTGGCGGTGGGATTCACTTCATATACAGGATCTACAATACGCGCTGCTTCTTGCGAAAGGCCTGCCAATAAGGGATCAATGGTGCCCAATATGAGGTTAGCACTGAAGCCACCTGAAACACCCGCAAAAGCTGCGGCCATACCAGCTATTGGGTGCCGACCTACACTTAAAAATATTACCCCTGCAAGTGGGATAAGCAATACATATCCAATATCACTGGCAAAATTTGACAGGATACCCGAAAAAACCAATACAAATGTCAATAGTTTTTTTGGGGCACTCAAAACGAGTTTTCGAATTAAAGCACCGATTAAACCACTACCTTCGGCCATTCCAATACCAAGCATGGCAACTAATACAATTCCAAGTGGCGCAAAACCAGTAAAGTTTTCAACCATTTCGAGCAGCACCCTGTGTATACCCTCCTTTGAGAGCAAATTGACAGGTTCAATAACCTCTTTGGTAACGGGATGAATGGCATTCCAATCTACCCAATGCGCTATAAATGATAATATCAAAACACTACCAGCAAAAATTGCGAAAAGTGTCGCAGGGTGAGGTAATGCATTTCCAACGCGTTCCACAAAATTGAGGAACGAAAATTTTCTGAGGGCTTTAAACATCTTAATATATTTTTTTCGGTTTTTTAAGCTGCCAAAAATAATGGGATCTTTGAAATTTTAAAAGTCCTAAGGCTTAAGTTGATTCAAAAATCCCTAAATCATACATTATAATCATATACAAAGAAGCAAATATAATTGTTCAGGTAGGCTGCTTTGTTGATAAAGTAAAAGATACAAGCGTACCTTTATCAGGCTTACTTTCAATTGAAAAGGATCCACCATGTTGGTCTATAAAATCTTTGCAGAGCTGCAAGCCCAGGCCTGACCCCTTTTCCTTTTGTGTACCAGTGGTGGAATGAAAACCTGAAGCGTATAATACTTTATCAATATCTGGTTTTTCCATTCCTACGCCCTGATCAAGCACCGATATTTTCGCAATATTGGAATCCTCAATGATAGATATTTTTATTTGGCTATGCTTAGGCGAAAACTTAATGGCATTGCTCAATAAATTGCGCATAACAGTAGCAATCATCTGCTCATCAAAATAGGCTTTTATTTCTTTATCAATATCTGCGTTTATCTCAATGTTTTTATTGCGTGCCATACCTTCAAGACTCTTAATAGCCTGTGATGCGATAATATTCAGAAGCTGCTTTTTGAAATTTGTGCTTAATTTACCCTCCTGTCTTTTGGCCCACATTAGTAAATTCTCTAAAAGATTAATTGCCGAGTTGATATCGCTGTCCATTAAACGAAGTATATGGTCTTTGCGTTCGGTAGACAGTTTTTTTGATTTGAGTAAATTCAGTGAAGTGTGTAGGCTCGACATAGGGCTTCTTAAATCATGCCCTATTATTGAAAAGACTTTATCCTTTTTCCGGTTTTCTTCTTCGAGTTTTACCTTGTTCTTTTCTATAAGTCTGTTTTTTTCAACAAGCAAATGATTAAACCTTTTTAAATGCTCAGCCTGTTTGCTTATCTCTTTGTTTTTCTCTTTTATCTCTTGATTCCTATCGCTCAATTTATTATTAAGACTTGTTTTTTGGCGATATTTCTGATATAAGAGAAGGGAAAATATAAATATCAGCCCTGCAATAACCAGAATTAAATTTTTAGTTGATGATGTTCGGGCCAATTTAGCTTTATCAAGCTGTTTTTGTTTTTCAAGTATTTTAATTCGTTGCGCTTTCTGCTCCCCTTCAAAACGGGCCTCCAATGCTTCCAGCCTTTCCGTTTTTTCTTTTTCAGCCAGGGTATCCTTTGCTTTTGCATATTTTTGATGATAGGCATACGCCTTTTTAAAATCACCCTTTCGTTCAAATACCTTGGCAAGGTATTTCAATGCTGGTACTTGTGAAGAAATAACTTTAATTTCGCGAGCAATATCAAGGGAGCTTTTGAAATATGCCCGGGCAGTTTCATAATCAGAAAGATTGTAAAAAACCTCTCCCATATTATAATATACCCCCGTAAGTTCTCTTTTCTGGTTCAGGTTTTTATAAATATCCAGGGTTTTATAATAATATGCCAGGGTACTATCGTAATTATTTTTATTCTGAAAATCCTTGCCAATATTATAGTATATGGTACCAAGTAATCGTAAATTTCCAATTCTCTCAGCAATTTCCCTGGCTTTATGTATGGAAACCTGATATGCTTGCAAACTATCTAATTGTTCATAAATCAAACTAAGATTCGTCAGAGCTTTGGCCTTACCTAATTCATTTTCCTCATCTTCATACAAAGCAACAGTATTTATTAAATATTCATATGCCTTTTGGGGTTCATCCAGTTTATTATCGTAAATGAGGGCAATTTTCATATAGGTGCTTGCCAGGCCATGTTTATCCGCTATCTTCTTTCTAATCTCCAGAGATTTAATGAAATTTTTCAGGGCTTCTTCTGCCCGGCCCTGCACATAATTAACTACCCCAAGATTCGAAAAAGTGGTGGCCAGGCCAGAGGAGTCATTAATTTGCTGATAAATTGATTTGCATTTTAGCCAAACTACCTTGCAGCTATCATATTCCGACAGGTTATAATAATTTACTCCTATACTATTGAATCCGTTAGCTACCCCTACGGAATCATTTAATTTCCTGTAAAACTCAATGGCATTTTTTAAGGTGTCAATTGATTGGCGATAATTTCCCTGATAACTGATTACCCTCGATTTTGTTAATAAAAAGCTGGCCTTTTGTCTTGTCATCCCCTTTTTATTGGCAATTGCCAAACCCCGATTTAAAAAATACAGGGCAGAATCGTAATGTTCACGCTGATAGTATTGGCCCAATTTATGCAATAGTTCTACTTCTGCTGAATCTGAATTTGTAGATTTTAGTTTTGCTAATAACTTTGCCGGATGCTTTTGTGGTTGGGCATAAGCATCAGAAAAAACAACAAGAAATACTATGAATAAAAGCAATTTCATAGTTAACAAGTAGTATAACCTGAAATTATTAGGAAACCAAACTTTTTTTTATTCCTACTGTTAATAATCTAGTTTTAACGAATCAAACAAGCAAACACATGCGATTATACGCCGGACTTTTTTCTATAGCAATTTTTATTTTTCTCATTGATATAATTTTCTTCCTGTTTTTTCTGCGACGTACAAAAAACAAAAAGTTATGGTTGGGCATATCATTGGGTTTGGGTGTTTTGTATTCCTCATTCTGGTTATGGCTATTTCTCACGTCTCCGGAATCATACAGCTATTTGCAAGAGGATAACTACCCACTGTTTTTTCTTGCTACCTCAATCATGATTATTCTTTATATACCCCGGTTAATAGCCATTATTTTCAGATTAATTCTTTTCCCAGTGCAAATAGCACATTTATTGAATCGAAAAAAAGCCCATATCATATCCTTAAGTCTGGCTGCGGTGTTTTTTATCATCAGTCTGTTTGGCATATTTGTCATCCGGTTTCAATTCCGTGTTATCGAGCAAACAATTGAATCACAACACATCCCCCAATCATTTGATGGATATCGCATAGCCCAAATTTCTGATTTACATTTGGGCACCTCTGACCGATTTAAGCAGAGTTTCAATAAAATGGTAGAAAGAATAAATGAGCTGGATGTAGATGTGGTATTTTTCACGGGAGATATTGTAAATAATTTTGCCACAGAATTAGATGGATGGCAACCCATACTGAATAAAATTAAAAGTAGTGACGGTACCTTTGCCATACTTGGCAATCACGATTATGGCGATTACGTTAAATGGGAATCATCGAATGATAAACAGCAAAATTTCAGAGATGTTATCGCATTTTTTGATGACATCAACTGGAAACTGCTTAAAAATGAATATACCTACCTCACAAGAAGAAAAGATTCAATTATTCTTTCTGGTGTTGAAAATTGGGGGCATCCGCCTTTTCCTCAATATGGTGATTTAAATAAGAGTTTACCAGATACCATAAATAAACCTGTGCTTTTATTGAGTCATGATCCTTCGCATTGGGATGCTGAAGTAAAAAACCACGAAGCACCAATATTTTTAACCCTTGCAGGTCATACGCATGGATTCCAGTTTGGCATTCGCTCAGAAGCTTTTAACTGGAGCCCGGTAAAACTGCGCTACGATAAATGGGGCGGATTATATCAGCAAAAAGATAAATACCTCTATGTTAATGTAGGTGCAGGCACAATTGGTTTTCCCGGTCGCATTGGTATGCGTCCTGAGATCACACTTATAACATTAAAATCAAAATAGTGACAGGTCTTACCTGTTTTTAAGGATTAAAGCACTTTTTGCAATAATTGGTTAGCCATTTAATTTGTCGCGTACAAATTTTGCAGTGTAAGAATACTTACAATTTGCTAGGTCCTCGGGTGTACCCTCAAATACAAGTGCTCCGCCACCTTCGCCACCTTCCGGACCAAGATCAACTATCCAGTCTGCAGATTTAATTATTTCCGGGTTATGTTCAATAACGATTATCGAATGGCCATTTTCAATCAGTGCATTAAAAGCATCAAGTAATTTGCTTATATCGTGAAAATGCAGGCCTGTAGTAGGCTCGTCGAAAATAAATACCAATGAATCAGCTGTTTGATCTTTTGCTAAAAAGGAAGCGAGCTTCACCCTTTGGCTCTCACCTCCGGAAAGTGTACTTGAGGATTGTCCGAGTTTCACATACCCAAGCCCTACATCCTGAAGCGGTTGCAATTTTTTAGCTATTTTAACTGCAGTGCCCTTCTTCTCCTGACTAAAAAATGTAATAGCCTCATCAATCGTCATTTCGAGCACATCGAAAATGGATTTCTCTTTGTATTGTACCTCAAGCACCTCATCTTTAAAACGTCTGCCCTTGCACGATTCACAAACCAGCTCCACGTCGGCCATAAACTGCATTTCAACCTTTATTATACCTTCACCCTGGCACTCATCGCAGCGCCCTCCATCAACGTTGAAAGAAAAATGAGCAGGTTTAAAATTTTGTTGCTTTGCCAGCTGCTGGGCAGCAAAAAGGCTGCGTATTTCATCGTAAGCTTTAAGATAAGTTACCGGGTTGCTTCGTGATGATTTACCTATGGGGTTTTGGTCGACAAACTCCACACCTTTATGCAAATGGAAATCGCCGCTCAATTGCCTGTAATCTCCTTTTTCATTGCTATAACCCTGGTATTGCCTCTGCAACGCCGGATACAGGATGTTTCGAATGAGCGATGATTTTCCACTTCCGCTTACGCCTGTTATCACAGTTAAAGCCTGCAACTGTATCTGAACATCAATATTTTTAAGGTTGTGATGCCGTGCTCCCTCAATTTTTAAATAATTGCGCCCTGAACGTCTTGTTTGAGGAACGGCTATGGAACGCTTGCCGGTAAGATAATCAGCTGTAAGGCTTTTATCGCTTTTAAGTAAATCTTTACCATCTCCCTGAAAAACCACTTCTCCACCATGGGTGCCTGCACGTGGACCAATATCGATTATCTCATCGGCCTGATGCATAAACTCTTCCTCATGTTCCACCACCACAACCGTATTGCCAAGTTCTTTTAAACGTGTAAGCACACCAATCAGGTTTTGGGTATCGCGCGGATGAAGACCTATGCTGGGCTCATCCAGTATGTAAACCGATCCTACCAAACTACTCCCCAACGAGGTGGCCAGGTTAATGCGCTGCGACTCACCACCGGATAAGGTTGAGGATTGCCTGTTAAGGGTTAGATAACCAAGCCCAACGTCATTCAAAAAATTTATACGACTCGTGATCTCCTGTAAGATTCGGGTACTTACCTTTGTATCGTATTCATTAAGTTCCAAATTATTAAAAAATTGGTCCAGCTGATCTACAGGCATTTGCACCAACTCCTGAATATTTTTACCTGCAATTTTCACATAGCCGGCATCTTTTCTTAATCTTGATCCATTACATTCAGGACAGGTTGTTTTACCACGGTAGCGGCTGAGCATTACCCTGTATTGAATTTTATAGGCTTTTTGTTCCAGATACTCGAAAAAACGATTCAGCCCGGCAAAGTATTGATTTCCCTCCCATAAAAGATCTTTATGCTCATTGGTCAACTCGTAATACGGCCTGTGTATCGGAAAATCAAACAGATGCGCATTCTGCACCAACTGTTCTTTCCACTCTCCCATCTTTTCTCCCTTCCAACAGGCTATGGCATCATCATATACAGATAAACTTTTATCGGGCACAACCAAATCTGGATCGATACCTATAGTTTGACCGTAACCATCGCAACGGCGACATGCTCCAAGCGGACTATTGAAACTAAAGAAATGCTCATTGGGCTCCTGGAAAGTAATCCCGTCAAGTTCGAAACGGTTTGAAAAATTATGCTTTGCCCCATCCTGCTCCATTAGCATAATTGTGCATGAACCATGGCCCTCAAAAAAAGCACTTTCTACAGAATCTGACATGCGACTGATGTTGTCCTCATCAGCTTTAGCCACCACACGGTCCAACACAAGATAAACATCGTCGCACTTTTTTAAAGCCTCAATATCCTCCACATCATTTAATCGCATCACATCATTGTTACATATAATACGACTGTATCCGCGCATTTTAAGGCGTTCAAGTGTATCATCCTCAAATTTCAGGGGAGCCAGAATCATAGCTTTTTCATCCTGGGCCGTATTGATCAGAAAATCAATTACATCAGTTACGCTGTCTTTTTTTACCTCTTTGCCCGAAACGGGTGAGTAGGTTTTTCCAATTCGGGCAAATAATAATCGGAGATACTCATAAATTTCTGTTGATGTACCTACTGTAGACCTTGGATTACGCGTATTGACCTTTTGTTCAATGGCTATTGCCGGGGGTATACCACGAATATAGTCTACCTCCGGTTTATTAATACGCCCCATAAATTGCCGTGCATAGGAAGATAAACTTTCCACATAACGACGTTGCCCCTCTGCATAAAGCGTATCAAATGCTAAACTTGATTTTCCTGAGCCAGATACGCCTGTTATGACAATAAACTGGTCACGAGGTATTTTTACACTAATGCCTTTTAAGTTGTGCACACGGGCATTGGCTATATCGATAAAACTATTTTGTGCTTTTTTCATGTATAAAATCTATTCTTTTGTTGAAAATGTGGAACTTATGTCATTTCCACTCTTTTCATTTTCGTCGAAAAGATTTCGACGGACAAAAATACGTCCGATTTGTTCTTTATAAAAGAAATTGTGGACTAAATGTAAAATTAGCCAAATGCAATTATAATGCCCGTATTAATAAATGGGCTTTTTACATTAATTTTTTAAAATAAAATTATACGAAAACCAAAAATGTAATTGATAGAAGCTATTTTTACACGAAACGTGAAATTTCATTGATAAAATGGCCAACTTTTTGATCAATATAAGCGTAAAAACAATATAAAATTTGGTTTTTATCATACGATAACTATTTTTGTAACCATAACCTCTAAAAAACTAATGCCTATAGAAAGAAATCTACTCTGACTAATCAAAAAGGTAAGCTTATGAGAGCCGAACAAAAGAGTGATTTCGACCTCGTACAAGAATTCATTGATGGAAAAGATTCCAGCATTGAGGTACTAATCAACAGGCACAAAGACCGCGTTTTTACTTATATTCTTTTGCTCGTTAAAAACGAAGAGTTAGCAGAAGATATTTTCCAGGACACTTTCGTAAAAGTGATCAATTCATTACGCCAGAAAAAATACAAAGATGAGGGACGCTTTGTAAGCTGGGTATTAAGAATAGGGCATAATCTTGTAATCGATCATTTTCGTAAAGAAAAAAATCTGCGTACAGTATCAAACGATGACGGTGAGGTAGATCTCCTGAACTCCACCAAATTTGCCGATCTTACAATAGAAGAAGAGATGGCAAAAAAGCAGGTTCACGGTAATGTAAGGGAACTTGTGGAACAATTACCGTTTGAACAAAGGCAAGTGGTAGTTATGCGCCATTACATGGGCATGAGCTTTAAAGAGATCTCGCAGCACACCAATGTTTCAATTAATACTGCATTAGGTCGAATGCGATACGCCCTTATTAATATGCGAAAAATGATTTTGGATCAGGAACATGCATTTTCCCTCTCCTGATATTTTTTCACGAAAAATAAAATATTTTGTACAAGGCTGCGTTTTTGTATCAGAACATTAAACTGATATGAAAATGCCTATGGAAAAATCATTTACGCCAAATAGTGACCCGGAGCACTTTAACGAACTCCTGGGAAAGAGAAATCTAAGAACTGCATCTCCCCATTTAGTTAGTAATATTATGGCCTATGTGCGAAGCACCATGACCACAAAATCAGAATTACTGGGAGATTTGAAATTGTTTCTGAACTAACAGAAAAGTTTTTCGGGGTGGCTTCATTAAAACAATGTAGCCACCTTTTATTTTGCGGCATGCCACTCTTGCGTAGCATAAAACCAACCTATGTAACCTCTCACTTTAAGTATGTCCCCTTCTCTCCAAATACGACAATCATAAACTTTATTCCGTTCAGGATCAATTATAGCATCATCAGCAAACCAGCCATCTTCATCTTTTTCCAGTCCGCGAATTATTTGTAATCCAATAATTGGTTTTTCTGCCCATGGCTCCGGACAATCGTCGCAACGCAACGCTTCAGGGTTCTCCTTGTTGAGTACTTTCACGATTTTACCATATACCTTAGT is a window of Salinivirga cyanobacteriivorans DNA encoding:
- a CDS encoding AbgT family transporter; this encodes MFKALRKFSFLNFVERVGNALPHPATLFAIFAGSVLILSFIAHWVDWNAIHPVTKEVIEPVNLLSKEGIHRVLLEMVENFTGFAPLGIVLVAMLGIGMAEGSGLIGALIRKLVLSAPKKLLTFVLVFSGILSNFASDIGYVLLIPLAGVIFLSVGRHPIAGMAAAFAGVSGGFSANLILGTIDPLLAGLSQEAARIVDPVYEVNPTANYYFMVASTFIVAAAGTWVTERIVAPRLGEYKGEHEENLDPLSKKERKGLRVAGLTVLGILAIVLIGIIPEHGFLRGHDGSILNGPVIKGVVAWLFILAGGAGVAYGIATGKYKNDSDIVKGMTDSIKTLSAYIVLVFFAAQFVAYFKWSNLGLIFAIKGADFLVSLNVGLIPLLIMFVILSATINMFMGSASAKWAVLAPIFIPVFMFLGYSPELSQVVFRIGDSVTNIISPMMSFFALIIAFIQKYDKNAGIGTIISTMLPYTIAFFIAWVILLVLWVWFDIPLGPGVSLHL
- a CDS encoding tetratricopeptide repeat-containing sensor histidine kinase; translation: MKLLLFIVFLVVFSDAYAQPQKHPAKLLAKLKSTNSDSAEVELLHKLGQYYQREHYDSALYFLNRGLAIANKKGMTRQKASFLLTKSRVISYQGNYRQSIDTLKNAIEFYRKLNDSVGVANGFNSIGVNYYNLSEYDSCKVVWLKCKSIYQQINDSSGLATTFSNLGVVNYVQGRAEEALKNFIKSLEIRKKIADKHGLASTYMKIALIYDNKLDEPQKAYEYLINTVALYEDEENELGKAKALTNLSLIYEQLDSLQAYQVSIHKAREIAERIGNLRLLGTIYYNIGKDFQNKNNYDSTLAYYYKTLDIYKNLNQKRELTGVYYNMGEVFYNLSDYETARAYFKSSLDIAREIKVISSQVPALKYLAKVFERKGDFKKAYAYHQKYAKAKDTLAEKEKTERLEALEARFEGEQKAQRIKILEKQKQLDKAKLARTSSTKNLILVIAGLIFIFSLLLYQKYRQKTSLNNKLSDRNQEIKEKNKEISKQAEHLKRFNHLLVEKNRLIEKNKVKLEEENRKKDKVFSIIGHDLRSPMSSLHTSLNLLKSKKLSTERKDHILRLMDSDINSAINLLENLLMWAKRQEGKLSTNFKKQLLNIIASQAIKSLEGMARNKNIEINADIDKEIKAYFDEQMIATVMRNLLSNAIKFSPKHSQIKISIIEDSNIAKISVLDQGVGMEKPDIDKVLYASGFHSTTGTQKEKGSGLGLQLCKDFIDQHGGSFSIESKPDKGTLVSFTLSTKQPT
- a CDS encoding metallophosphoesterase — encoded protein: MRLYAGLFSIAIFIFLIDIIFFLFFLRRTKNKKLWLGISLGLGVLYSSFWLWLFLTSPESYSYLQEDNYPLFFLATSIMIILYIPRLIAIIFRLILFPVQIAHLLNRKKAHIISLSLAAVFFIISLFGIFVIRFQFRVIEQTIESQHIPQSFDGYRIAQISDLHLGTSDRFKQSFNKMVERINELDVDVVFFTGDIVNNFATELDGWQPILNKIKSSDGTFAILGNHDYGDYVKWESSNDKQQNFRDVIAFFDDINWKLLKNEYTYLTRRKDSIILSGVENWGHPPFPQYGDLNKSLPDTINKPVLLLSHDPSHWDAEVKNHEAPIFLTLAGHTHGFQFGIRSEAFNWSPVKLRYDKWGGLYQQKDKYLYVNVGAGTIGFPGRIGMRPEITLITLKSK
- the uvrA gene encoding excinuclease ABC subunit UvrA; translated protein: MKKAQNSFIDIANARVHNLKGISVKIPRDQFIVITGVSGSGKSSLAFDTLYAEGQRRYVESLSSYARQFMGRINKPEVDYIRGIPPAIAIEQKVNTRNPRSTVGTSTEIYEYLRLLFARIGKTYSPVSGKEVKKDSVTDVIDFLINTAQDEKAMILAPLKFEDDTLERLKMRGYSRIICNNDVMRLNDVEDIEALKKCDDVYLVLDRVVAKADEDNISRMSDSVESAFFEGHGSCTIMLMEQDGAKHNFSNRFELDGITFQEPNEHFFSFNSPLGACRRCDGYGQTIGIDPDLVVPDKSLSVYDDAIACWKGEKMGEWKEQLVQNAHLFDFPIHRPYYELTNEHKDLLWEGNQYFAGLNRFFEYLEQKAYKIQYRVMLSRYRGKTTCPECNGSRLRKDAGYVKIAGKNIQELVQMPVDQLDQFFNNLELNEYDTKVSTRILQEITSRINFLNDVGLGYLTLNRQSSTLSGGESQRINLATSLGSSLVGSVYILDEPSIGLHPRDTQNLIGVLTRLKELGNTVVVVEHEEEFMHQADEIIDIGPRAGTHGGEVVFQGDGKDLLKSDKSLTADYLTGKRSIAVPQTRRSGRNYLKIEGARHHNLKNIDVQIQLQALTVITGVSGSGKSSLIRNILYPALQRQYQGYSNEKGDYRQLSGDFHLHKGVEFVDQNPIGKSSRSNPVTYLKAYDEIRSLFAAQQLAKQQNFKPAHFSFNVDGGRCDECQGEGIIKVEMQFMADVELVCESCKGRRFKDEVLEVQYKEKSIFDVLEMTIDEAITFFSQEKKGTAVKIAKKLQPLQDVGLGYVKLGQSSSTLSGGESQRVKLASFLAKDQTADSLVFIFDEPTTGLHFHDISKLLDAFNALIENGHSIIVIEHNPEIIKSADWIVDLGPEGGEGGGALVFEGTPEDLANCKYSYTAKFVRDKLNG
- a CDS encoding RNA polymerase sigma factor, whose product is MRAEQKSDFDLVQEFIDGKDSSIEVLINRHKDRVFTYILLLVKNEELAEDIFQDTFVKVINSLRQKKYKDEGRFVSWVLRIGHNLVIDHFRKEKNLRTVSNDDGEVDLLNSTKFADLTIEEEMAKKQVHGNVRELVEQLPFEQRQVVVMRHYMGMSFKEISQHTNVSINTALGRMRYALINMRKMILDQEHAFSLS
- a CDS encoding DUF2147 domain-containing protein, which produces MITRFLIILFVSMTGFLAAQPVTGLWKTIDHETGKARSIVEIYKEGTKVYGKIVKVLNKENPEALRCDDCPEPWAEKPIIGLQIIRGLEKDEDGWFADDAIIDPERNKVYDCRIWREGDILKVRGYIGWFYATQEWHAAK